The proteins below come from a single Panicum hallii strain FIL2 chromosome 7, PHallii_v3.1, whole genome shotgun sequence genomic window:
- the LOC112900229 gene encoding LOW QUALITY PROTEIN: UDP-glycosyltransferase 79-like (The sequence of the model RefSeq protein was modified relative to this genomic sequence to represent the inferred CDS: deleted 1 base in 1 codon) — MGSKSAGTTSSSSSSGAHVLLLPYPGAQGHTNPLLQFGRRLAYLGLRPTLVTSRYVLSTTPAPGEPFRVAAISDGFDDGGAASCPDLNEYWRHLKAVGSETLAELLRSEASAGRPVRVLVYDPHLPWARRVAKAAGVAAAAFLSQPCSVDIVYGEVWAGRLELPVTDGRELFARGLLGVELGPDDVPPFAARPDWCPVFLKASVRQFEGLEEADDVLVNSFHAIEPKEADYMAQTWRAKTIGPTLPSFYLDDDRLPFNKTYGFNLFSSSVSCLAWLDKQLPCSVVLVSYGTVSDYDETQLEELGNGLCNSGKPFLWVVRSNEEHKLSVQLRDKCKQHGLIVSWCPQLEVLAHKATGCFFTHCGWNSTLEAIVNGVPMVAIPHWADQPTISKYMESVWGLGVRVRKDEKGLLTRDEVERCIKEVMDGDSKDKYRMNATMWMQKAKEAMQKEGSSDKDIAEFAAKYSSSH, encoded by the exons ATGGGGAGCAAGAGCGCCGGCACCACCTCGTCTTCATCCTCCTCCGGCGCGCACGTCCTGCTCCTTCCGTACCCAGGAGCGCAGGGACACACCAACCCGCTGCTCCAGTTCGGCCGCCGCCTCGCGTACCTCGGGCTCCGCCCCACGCTCGTCACTTCGCGGTACGTCCTCTCCACCACCCCGGCACCAGGGGAGCCCTTCAGGGTGGCCGCCATCTCCGACGGCTTCGACGACGGCGGGGCAGCCTCGTGCCCCGACCTCAACGAGTACTGGCGCCATCTTAAGGCCGTCGGCTCGGAGACACTGGCGGAGCTGCTCCGGTCCGAGGCCTCCGCGGGGCGGCCCGTGCGCGTGCTGGTTTACGACCCGCACCTGCCGTGGGCGCGCCGGGTGGCGAAGGCGgccggcgtggcggccgcggctTTCCTGTCGCAGCCGTGCTCCGTGGACATCGTCTACGGCGAGGTGTGGGCGGGGCGGCTGGAGCTGCCGGTGACGGACGGGAGAGAGCTGTTCGCGCGCGGGCTGCTGGGAGTCGAGCTCGGGCCCGACGACGTGCCGCCGTTCGCCGCGAGGCCGGACTGGTGCCCGGTGTTCCTTAAGGCGTCCGTTCGGCAGTTCGAGGGGCTGGAGGAGGCCGACGACGTGCTCGTCAACTCATTCCACGCCATCGAACCCAAG GAGGCAGATTATATGGCACAGACATGGCGTGCAAAGACAATAGGCCCAACCTTACCATCATTTTATCTTGATGATGACCGTTTGCCATTCAACAAGACT TATGGTTTCAACCTCTTCAGCAGCAGTGTGTCATGCCTGGCTTGGCTTGACAAGCAGCTTCCGTGCTCTGTAGTCCTTGTATCCTATGGGACTGTCTCCGACTACGACGAAACACAGTTAGAAGAGCTTGGCAATGGATTGTGCAATTCTGGTAAACCATTCCTTTGGGTTGTTAGATCAAATGAAGAACACAAGTTGTCCGTTCAACTCCGTGATAAGTGCAAACAACATGGCCTTATTGTTTCTTGGTGCCCCCAGCTAGAAGTCCTAGCACATAAAGCCACAG GCTGTTTCTTCACACACTGCGGGTGGAACTCGACATTGGAAGCAATTGTTAATGGTGTGCCAATGGTAGCAATACCACACTGGGCAGACCAGCCAACCATATCAAAATACATGGAGAGTGTGTGGGGCTTGGGCGTCCGGGTGCGCAAGGATGAGAAAGGCTTGCTGACTAGAGACGAGGTGGAAAGGTGCATCAAGGAGGTTATGGATGGGGATAGTAAGGATAAGTACAGGATGAATGCCACCATGTGGATGCAAAAGGCCAAGGAAGCTATGCAAAAAGAAGGGAGCTCAGACAAGGATATTGCTGAATTTGCCGCAAAGTATTCATCAAGCCATTAA